Proteins from a genomic interval of Gopherus evgoodei ecotype Sinaloan lineage chromosome 7, rGopEvg1_v1.p, whole genome shotgun sequence:
- the SLC25A20 gene encoding mitochondrial carnitine/acylcarnitine carrier protein isoform X2, giving the protein MAKQPQPISPVKNFFAGGFGGVCLVFVGHPLDTIKVRLQTQPKPQAGQPPLYSGTFDCFRQTLVREGVRGLYKGMAAPIVGVTPMFAVCFFGFGLGKKLQQKNPDDILTYPQLFAAGMLSGVFTTAIMAPGERIKCLLQIQAASGEIKYGGPMDCAKQLYREAGIRGIYKGTVLTLMRDVPASGMYFMTYEWLKNILTPEGKSVSDLSVPRILFAGGMAGIFNWAVAIPPDVLKSRFQTGLFPWF; this is encoded by the exons ATGGCGAAGCAGCCGCAGCCCATCAGCCCCGTGAAGAACTTCTTCGCTGGCGGCTTCGGCGGCGTCTGCCTGGTGTTCGTGGGGCACCCGCTGGACACCATCAAG GTCAGACTACAGACCCAACCAAAACCTCAGGCTGGGCAGCCTCCACTCTATTCTGGGACCTTCGACTGTTTCAGACAGACTCTCGTTAGAGAG GGAGTCCGAGGCTTGTATAAAGGAATGGCAGCTCCGATAGTTGGAGTGACTCCCATGTTTGCTGTGTGCTTCTTTGGATTTGGTTTGGGGAAAAAACTCCAGCAGAAGAATCCTGATGACATTCTGAC ATATccccagctgtttgctgctggCATGTTATCTGGAGTGTTCACAACAGCAATCATGGCTCCAGGAGAGAGGATCAAATGCCTTTTACAG ATCCAGGCTGCTTCAGGTGAAATTAAGTACGGCGGCCCAATGGACTGTGCAAAACAGCTGTACCGTGAGGCTGGGATTCGAGGCATATACAAAGGAACCGTGCTCACCCTCATGAGAG ATGTTCCAGCCTCTGGAATGTACTTCATGACGTATGAATGGCTGAAGAACATTCTGACCCCTGAGGGGAAGAG TGTCAGTGACCTCAGCGTGCCTAGGATTCTCTTTGCTGGGGGTATGGCAGGGATCTTCAACTGGGCTGTTGCCATCCCTCCGGATGTGCTGAAATCCCGCTTCCAGACTG GCCTGTTTCCTTGGTTTTGA
- the SLC25A20 gene encoding mitochondrial carnitine/acylcarnitine carrier protein isoform X1, whose translation MAKQPQPISPVKNFFAGGFGGVCLVFVGHPLDTIKVRLQTQPKPQAGQPPLYSGTFDCFRQTLVREGVRGLYKGMAAPIVGVTPMFAVCFFGFGLGKKLQQKNPDDILTYPQLFAAGMLSGVFTTAIMAPGERIKCLLQIQAASGEIKYGGPMDCAKQLYREAGIRGIYKGTVLTLMRDVPASGMYFMTYEWLKNILTPEGKSVSDLSVPRILFAGGMAGIFNWAVAIPPDVLKSRFQTAASGKYPNGFRDVLRELIREEGVSSLYKGFTAVMIRAFPANAACFLGFEVAMKFLNWIAPSL comes from the exons ATGGCGAAGCAGCCGCAGCCCATCAGCCCCGTGAAGAACTTCTTCGCTGGCGGCTTCGGCGGCGTCTGCCTGGTGTTCGTGGGGCACCCGCTGGACACCATCAAG GTCAGACTACAGACCCAACCAAAACCTCAGGCTGGGCAGCCTCCACTCTATTCTGGGACCTTCGACTGTTTCAGACAGACTCTCGTTAGAGAG GGAGTCCGAGGCTTGTATAAAGGAATGGCAGCTCCGATAGTTGGAGTGACTCCCATGTTTGCTGTGTGCTTCTTTGGATTTGGTTTGGGGAAAAAACTCCAGCAGAAGAATCCTGATGACATTCTGAC ATATccccagctgtttgctgctggCATGTTATCTGGAGTGTTCACAACAGCAATCATGGCTCCAGGAGAGAGGATCAAATGCCTTTTACAG ATCCAGGCTGCTTCAGGTGAAATTAAGTACGGCGGCCCAATGGACTGTGCAAAACAGCTGTACCGTGAGGCTGGGATTCGAGGCATATACAAAGGAACCGTGCTCACCCTCATGAGAG ATGTTCCAGCCTCTGGAATGTACTTCATGACGTATGAATGGCTGAAGAACATTCTGACCCCTGAGGGGAAGAG TGTCAGTGACCTCAGCGTGCCTAGGATTCTCTTTGCTGGGGGTATGGCAGGGATCTTCAACTGGGCTGTTGCCATCCCTCCGGATGTGCTGAAATCCCGCTTCCAGACTG CTGCTTCAGGGAAGTATCCTAATGGCTTTAGGGATGTGCTGAGGGAGCTTATCAGAGAGGAAGGAGTCTCATCCCTATACAAAGGGTTCACAGCCGTTATGATAAGGGCCTTTCCCGCTAACGCA GCCTGTTTCCTTGGTTTTGAAGTTGCTATGAAGTTCCTTAACTGGATTGCACCAAGTCTGTGA